The Zestosphaera sp. genome contains a region encoding:
- the udp gene encoding uridine phosphorylase: MHVRFKSASIPVDESGRQYHLNLRKGDVPRYVLLPGDPDRVPFIASFWDESKLLSSHREYVTYVGKYRGVDIAAVSTGIGSPATAIAVEELLRVGADTFIRVGTTGALKKEIELGDLIITSAAARYDGVSKIYVDLEYPATASLDVLLALIEAAEELRVRYHVGITASSDSFYVGQGRPGFKNYLPRQWSDIHLRLAEVNVLNFEMEAATIFTLANIYGGRGGAVCAVIANRATDEFAPGAGIENAVRVANEAVKILKEWDDLKAEKKVSYLSVSTLSEWYLKSRKLERREQGGG; this comes from the coding sequence ATTCACGTGAGGTTTAAGTCAGCGTCAATTCCTGTAGACGAGTCGGGAAGGCAGTATCACCTAAATTTGAGGAAGGGTGATGTGCCTAGGTACGTCTTACTTCCTGGTGATCCAGACAGGGTACCGTTCATAGCTAGTTTCTGGGATGAGAGTAAACTACTGAGCTCGCATAGGGAGTACGTTACCTACGTGGGCAAGTATAGAGGCGTTGATATAGCAGCTGTCTCTACCGGCATAGGAAGTCCTGCGACAGCCATAGCTGTTGAGGAATTATTGAGGGTAGGTGCTGACACGTTCATAAGAGTTGGAACGACTGGTGCTTTAAAGAAAGAAATTGAGTTAGGCGACCTGATAATAACGTCGGCTGCGGCAAGGTATGACGGGGTTAGTAAGATTTATGTTGATCTGGAGTACCCTGCCACAGCTTCATTAGATGTTCTCCTAGCTTTAATAGAAGCAGCAGAAGAACTCAGGGTCAGGTACCATGTTGGGATAACAGCAAGTAGTGACTCATTTTACGTAGGTCAGGGGAGACCGGGCTTCAAGAATTACTTACCTAGGCAATGGTCTGATATACACTTAAGACTCGCTGAAGTAAACGTGCTTAATTTTGAGATGGAGGCCGCAACAATATTCACTCTAGCTAACATATATGGTGGTAGGGGAGGAGCCGTATGCGCGGTCATAGCTAATAGAGCTACGGACGAGTTCGCTCCTGGAGCAGGTATTGAGAACGCGGTTAGGGTGGCTAACGAAGCTGTGAAGATTTTGAAAGAGTGGGATGATTTAAAAGCAGAAAAGAAAGTTAGTTACTTGTCGGTAAG